Proteins from one Thermobifida alba genomic window:
- a CDS encoding DMT family transporter, producing the protein MQWLLLIGAILAEVTATVSLRLSDGFTRPLPSVVTLAGYGVAFYLLAQVLKLGMGVGVAYGIWAAVGVTLVALIGALFLGDTLTWIQVGGIVLVIAGVAALELGAAR; encoded by the coding sequence ATGCAGTGGCTGCTGCTCATCGGCGCGATCCTCGCCGAGGTGACCGCGACGGTCTCGCTCCGGCTGTCGGACGGGTTCACCAGGCCGCTGCCCTCGGTGGTCACGCTCGCGGGCTACGGGGTGGCGTTCTACCTGCTCGCCCAGGTGCTCAAGCTGGGCATGGGGGTGGGCGTCGCCTACGGCATCTGGGCGGCGGTGGGTGTGACCCTGGTCGCCCTCATCGGCGCCCTCTTCCTGGGCGACACCCTCACCTGGATCCAGGTGGGCGGCATCGTCCTGGTGATCGCGGGCGTGGCCGCCCTGGAACTGGGTGCGGCGCGCTGA